From the genome of Segatella hominis, one region includes:
- a CDS encoding SGNH/GDSL hydrolase family protein, which produces MKIKLFLGILMVIGFMTNISAANHSHLHVVLLGDSNTFIGGDDCDKDRGWSKWFKERFSPSTCKSYARSGATWTNCSKTKINTEEYSEKLTDNNVIFNQVLRLIQATTEGKESQPDLIMIMAGTNDAWFKSSRPQLFSQTPQQVFSATSNTVLRKPIHQVTSLAESVRYSCEKIKEAFPDAQIVLITPMQIGKPGVTGIHKIGDIIEKCGHYMSLSVIRLDYGGTIQGAREINRRVFTTDGVHTNSKGAKRNGYFIANQLESLLLY; this is translated from the coding sequence ATGAAGATAAAATTGTTTTTAGGGATATTAATGGTCATAGGCTTTATGACTAATATCTCAGCAGCCAATCATTCTCACCTGCATGTTGTCTTATTGGGTGATTCCAATACGTTCATAGGTGGAGATGATTGCGACAAAGACAGAGGTTGGAGCAAATGGTTCAAAGAGAGATTTTCCCCTTCTACCTGTAAAAGTTATGCCAGGAGTGGCGCTACTTGGACTAATTGTTCTAAAACAAAAATCAATACCGAGGAATATTCTGAGAAGTTGACGGATAACAATGTCATTTTCAATCAAGTACTGAGATTGATTCAAGCAACAACAGAAGGCAAGGAGTCCCAACCAGATCTGATCATGATTATGGCTGGAACAAATGATGCTTGGTTCAAATCATCCAGACCGCAATTATTTTCCCAAACTCCACAGCAGGTTTTTTCTGCGACTTCCAATACCGTATTAAGGAAACCAATCCATCAGGTGACCTCCCTTGCAGAATCTGTCAGATACAGTTGTGAAAAGATAAAGGAAGCTTTCCCTGACGCACAGATTGTATTGATAACACCGATGCAGATAGGTAAGCCTGGCGTTACTGGTATTCACAAAATTGGCGACATCATAGAAAAATGCGGACATTATATGAGCCTATCGGTCATCCGTCTGGATTATGGGGGAACCATTCAGGGGGCAAGAGAAATCAACCGCAGGGTTTTTACGACAGATGGAGTCCACACCAACAGCAAGGGAGCCAAACGAAATGGTTACTTCATTGCCAACCAATTAGAAAGTCTGCTGTTGTATTAA
- a CDS encoding MBOAT family O-acyltransferase: MVFSDLFFIFAFLPAFMLCYLLAYLLDKKFFKTGEHPANVRNAILVLFSLIFYAWGEPIYVFLMLFSVMVNYFAGLGIDSQQSHRKRALVIGLICNILLLGTFKYAGFFATTLNSIGIPVSIPKISLPIGISFYTFQSISYLIDVYRREAPAQRRFLDLLLYISMFPQLIAGPIVRYDIVALEIRDRKVRQYDIVEGCYRFLIGLGKKVILANQFSEIADQFLANGLQNLSTFGAWVGILAFTLQIFFDFSGYSDMAIGLGRCLGFHFAENFKHPYCCTSISDFWRKWHMSLGSFFRDYVYIPMGGNRRHQPLNIFVVWFLTGMWHGASWNFIFWGLYFGVIVIAEKYTLLKVQDKIPSFLLHIYSLLLVIIGWGIFYFDDFTKMQHFFDAFCGNAKNVYDFAAESACMDNFWLWVAGILFCLPVYDTVAKLYNRYLPNNTRMKKNITLATRTVVSIILLTLSVALLVGATNNAFIYTRF, translated from the coding sequence ATGGTATTTTCCGATTTATTTTTCATCTTTGCGTTCTTACCAGCCTTTATGTTGTGCTATCTGTTAGCCTACTTGTTGGATAAGAAATTCTTCAAGACGGGCGAGCATCCAGCAAATGTACGCAATGCGATACTTGTACTGTTCTCACTGATATTTTATGCTTGGGGCGAACCAATATATGTTTTCCTGATGCTGTTCAGTGTCATGGTCAACTACTTTGCCGGTCTTGGAATAGACAGTCAGCAATCCCATCGCAAAAGAGCATTGGTAATTGGTTTGATATGCAACATCCTATTACTCGGCACTTTCAAATATGCGGGATTCTTTGCAACAACACTCAATTCGATAGGTATTCCAGTAAGCATTCCAAAGATTTCACTGCCTATCGGTATCAGTTTCTATACCTTCCAGTCCATATCCTATCTCATAGATGTATATCGCCGTGAAGCGCCAGCCCAGCGCCGTTTCCTGGACTTGCTTCTCTATATTTCCATGTTCCCGCAGCTGATAGCAGGACCTATTGTCAGATATGATATTGTGGCATTGGAAATCAGAGACAGAAAGGTAAGACAGTATGACATCGTAGAAGGTTGCTATCGTTTCTTGATTGGATTGGGTAAAAAGGTAATTCTTGCCAACCAATTTTCAGAGATAGCAGACCAGTTCCTTGCCAACGGACTTCAGAATTTATCCACCTTTGGAGCATGGGTGGGCATATTAGCCTTCACGCTTCAGATCTTCTTCGACTTCTCAGGATATAGTGACATGGCAATAGGACTGGGCAGATGTTTAGGTTTTCACTTTGCTGAGAACTTCAAGCACCCTTATTGCTGCACATCCATTTCAGACTTCTGGAGGAAATGGCACATGTCATTAGGTAGTTTCTTCCGCGACTATGTGTATATTCCAATGGGAGGAAACCGACGTCACCAGCCACTCAACATCTTTGTTGTCTGGTTCTTGACCGGTATGTGGCACGGAGCCAGCTGGAACTTCATCTTCTGGGGTCTTTATTTCGGTGTCATCGTGATTGCCGAAAAATATACATTGCTGAAGGTGCAGGATAAGATACCTTCCTTCCTGCTGCATATATACAGTCTGTTGCTCGTCATCATCGGATGGGGAATTTTCTATTTTGATGACTTTACCAAGATGCAACATTTCTTCGATGCGTTCTGTGGAAATGCCAAGAACGTATATGACTTTGCAGCAGAAAGTGCATGCATGGACAATTTCTGGTTATGGGTGGCAGGCATCCTGTTCTGTCTTCCAGTATATGATACGGTGGCAAAGTTGTATAACAGATATCTGCCCAACAATACAAGGATGAAGAAGAACATCACCCTTGCAACTCGCACGGTAGTGTCCATTATCCTCCTCACGCTGAGCGTAGCCTTGCTTGTTGGAGCCACCAACAATGCCTTCATTTACACCAGATTCTAA